From Verrucomicrobia bacterium S94, the proteins below share one genomic window:
- a CDS encoding dihydroorotase, whose product MQTTLITNARIVNEGEICEGDVLIKNGRIDNIAPALPADACRVIDAAGKALLPGMIDCHVHFREPGLEAKADMHSESGAAVAGGVTSIMEMPNTKPAAITNAILEDKFAVAATKCIANYSFHLGASNTNIDELLAMDPQTVCGVKLFMGASTGGLLVDRTEQLENIFGKVEVPISLHCEDTNTIRENEKTAREKFGEEIPFTEHWKIRSEEACYVSTKLACELATQYGSQIHVLHLTTAKELEFFKAGAAENKKITGEACPHMLWFSSDDYAEKGAFIKCNPSIKTPADRAALRQAVKDGVIDTIGTDHAPHLYEEKLNPYGSAPSGLPLIQSAITTAVELFPLEMVAEKTAHNPARIFQCLERGFIREGYWADLVLIDTEKPYTVTKDNIKYKCGWSPFEGVTFKSSIDTTFVNGEVAYANGEINTAVRGQRLLFDR is encoded by the coding sequence ATGCAAACGACACTTATTACCAACGCACGCATCGTTAATGAAGGCGAAATCTGCGAAGGCGACGTTCTCATCAAAAACGGTCGTATCGATAACATAGCCCCCGCTCTGCCAGCCGACGCCTGCCGGGTCATCGACGCTGCCGGAAAAGCTCTGCTTCCCGGTATGATCGACTGTCACGTCCACTTCCGCGAACCCGGGCTGGAAGCCAAAGCCGATATGCATTCCGAAAGCGGTGCAGCCGTCGCCGGAGGCGTCACCTCCATCATGGAAATGCCGAATACCAAACCGGCGGCCATCACCAATGCAATACTTGAAGATAAATTTGCAGTGGCCGCCACTAAATGCATCGCCAACTACTCCTTCCACCTCGGTGCCTCCAATACCAACATCGACGAACTGCTCGCCATGGACCCCCAAACCGTCTGTGGCGTCAAACTTTTCATGGGAGCCTCCACCGGGGGACTGCTCGTCGACCGCACCGAACAGCTTGAAAATATCTTCGGGAAAGTGGAAGTACCGATTTCCCTGCACTGCGAAGACACCAACACCATCCGTGAAAACGAAAAAACCGCACGTGAAAAATTCGGCGAAGAAATCCCGTTTACGGAACACTGGAAAATCCGCTCCGAAGAAGCCTGCTATGTCTCCACCAAACTCGCCTGTGAACTCGCCACCCAATACGGCTCGCAGATTCATGTACTCCACCTGACCACCGCAAAAGAACTCGAATTCTTCAAAGCCGGTGCCGCGGAAAATAAAAAAATCACCGGCGAAGCCTGCCCCCATATGCTCTGGTTCTCGTCCGACGACTACGCTGAAAAAGGGGCGTTTATCAAATGCAACCCGTCCATCAAAACACCAGCCGACCGCGCCGCCCTTCGTCAGGCGGTAAAAGACGGCGTGATTGATACCATCGGCACCGACCATGCGCCCCACCTTTATGAAGAGAAACTGAACCCCTACGGATCCGCCCCTTCCGGACTTCCGCTGATTCAAAGTGCCATAACCACAGCTGTGGAACTCTTCCCGCTTGAAATGGTGGCCGAAAAAACCGCACACAATCCGGCCCGGATTTTCCAATGTCTGGAACGCGGTTTTATCCGCGAAGGCTACTGGGCCGACCTCGTACTCATCGACACCGAAAAACCGTACACCGTCACCAAAGACAACATTAAATATAAATGCGGCTGGTCGCCCTTCGAAGGCGTCACCTTCAAATCCTCCATCGACACCACTTTCGTGAATGGTGAAGTCGCCTACGCCAACGGCGAAATCAACACCGCCGTCCGCGGTCAGCGCCTCCTGTTTGATCGATGA
- the mqnC gene encoding dehypoxanthine futalosine cyclase, with protein MSNFVQPRISDEEALDMLKNMSTAELMYRADQIRRARHGSKTYYVHSHNLNPTNLCVVECNLCSFWRPEGAKDAYITTLDDARKNLERAQNWNLTDLHIVGGMIPELDINYYEDLFSLAREMLPGVLLQGMTAVEIHWIAGNAGISVRECLERLKACGFGSISGGGAEIFHPDVRKKIATTKILAQHWLEVHETAHELGIPTNATMLFGHIEKDEHLIDHLSRLRNLQDKTGGFQAVIPLPFQANGKALGIKHTVSGDRQVRVAALSRIYCDNFPHVRMLVNYMDRKLLGVLTHSGVDDIGGTSLEERIAKEGGAPQSQKFFTAKEMEEFLLNHGHTPILTNSVYDELIADEGTMKHTGNRADKPVEAAPAIANRWKPILDRVEAGERINAEEAAIIYDEAPFQELGRVAAKRRQDAVPGNIATYVFDKNLNTTNVCVVDCKFCAFYTKQEKPDAYVKSPEQIVEQVKEAAEAGATQILIQGGLHPELKLEYYEQCLRGIRDNVDIWIHSLSPTEIEFMAAMEHISIKECLQRLKDAGLQSLPGGGAEILNDDIRKRISPKKTRSQAWLDLMEDAHSIGLKTTATMVYGFGETTEQRIEHFMKIRDLQDKTGGFTAFIPWSFSADHTDLDCPRPQNGVDYLRLIAMARIILDNVPHLQAGWVTEGPDVSQLALQYGADDYGGVLMTEEVVSATGVDYKVDEDLVLFLIREAGYVPAQRTTQYEMIKIYDEASAEPTEAEMAVAYVE; from the coding sequence ATGAGTAATTTCGTTCAACCCCGTATAAGTGACGAAGAAGCGCTGGACATGCTGAAGAATATGTCGACGGCGGAGCTGATGTACCGCGCGGATCAGATCCGCCGGGCACGCCACGGTTCGAAAACCTACTATGTGCACAGCCACAATCTCAACCCGACGAATCTCTGTGTGGTTGAATGCAATCTCTGTTCATTCTGGCGTCCGGAAGGGGCGAAGGATGCCTATATCACAACGCTCGATGATGCACGGAAAAATCTGGAACGTGCGCAGAACTGGAATCTGACAGACCTGCATATTGTCGGGGGGATGATTCCGGAGCTGGATATCAACTATTATGAAGACCTTTTCTCCCTCGCCCGGGAAATGCTGCCCGGCGTGCTGCTGCAGGGCATGACTGCGGTTGAGATTCATTGGATTGCCGGAAATGCGGGAATTTCGGTCCGTGAATGTCTTGAGCGGCTGAAAGCCTGCGGCTTCGGATCGATTTCCGGTGGAGGGGCGGAAATCTTTCATCCGGATGTACGGAAGAAAATTGCCACGACCAAGATTCTGGCCCAGCACTGGCTGGAGGTGCATGAAACCGCCCATGAGCTGGGGATTCCGACCAATGCCACCATGTTGTTCGGTCATATTGAAAAAGACGAACATCTGATTGATCATCTTTCCAGACTGCGGAACCTTCAGGATAAAACCGGCGGTTTTCAGGCCGTGATTCCGCTTCCGTTCCAGGCCAATGGAAAAGCACTGGGTATTAAACATACCGTCAGCGGCGACCGGCAGGTCCGCGTGGCGGCGCTGTCGCGGATTTACTGCGACAACTTCCCGCATGTCCGCATGCTGGTAAACTATATGGACCGCAAACTTCTTGGTGTATTGACACACAGCGGTGTTGACGACATCGGAGGAACGAGTCTGGAAGAACGTATTGCCAAAGAAGGCGGTGCGCCGCAGAGTCAGAAATTCTTTACCGCGAAAGAAATGGAGGAATTTCTGCTGAATCATGGCCATACCCCGATTCTGACCAACAGTGTGTACGATGAACTGATTGCCGATGAAGGCACCATGAAACATACCGGGAATCGGGCCGACAAACCGGTTGAAGCCGCCCCCGCGATTGCCAATCGTTGGAAACCGATTCTCGACCGTGTCGAGGCGGGAGAGCGGATTAATGCGGAAGAAGCGGCAATTATTTATGATGAAGCACCGTTCCAGGAGCTGGGCCGTGTGGCGGCGAAACGCCGGCAGGATGCGGTGCCGGGCAATATTGCCACTTATGTTTTTGATAAAAATCTGAACACGACCAATGTCTGTGTGGTGGATTGCAAATTCTGTGCGTTTTATACCAAGCAGGAAAAACCCGATGCCTATGTGAAATCGCCGGAGCAGATTGTGGAGCAGGTGAAAGAGGCCGCCGAGGCGGGTGCCACTCAGATCCTGATTCAGGGCGGTCTGCATCCGGAACTTAAACTGGAATATTATGAACAATGTCTGCGCGGCATCCGAGACAATGTCGATATCTGGATTCACTCGCTTTCGCCGACTGAAATTGAGTTTATGGCGGCGATGGAGCATATTTCGATCAAAGAGTGCCTGCAGCGTCTGAAAGATGCCGGGCTGCAGTCGTTGCCGGGTGGCGGGGCGGAAATTCTGAACGACGATATCCGTAAACGTATCAGTCCGAAAAAGACGCGCTCCCAGGCCTGGCTGGATCTGATGGAGGATGCGCATTCGATTGGTCTGAAAACCACGGCCACGATGGTGTACGGTTTCGGTGAGACTACGGAGCAGCGGATTGAGCATTTTATGAAAATTCGCGACCTTCAGGATAAAACCGGTGGTTTTACGGCTTTTATTCCGTGGAGTTTTTCTGCGGATCATACGGATCTTGATTGTCCGCGTCCTCAGAACGGAGTTGATTACCTTCGCCTGATTGCGATGGCACGGATTATTCTGGATAATGTGCCGCATCTGCAGGCGGGCTGGGTGACGGAAGGCCCGGATGTTTCGCAGCTGGCGCTTCAGTACGGAGCCGATGATTACGGCGGTGTGCTGATGACAGAAGAAGTGGTCAGTGCCACCGGTGTTGATTATAAGGTCGACGAGGATCTTGTTCTGTTCCTGATCCGTGAGGCGGGCTATGTTCCGGCGCAGCGAACCACGCAGTATGAAATGATCAAAATCTACGACGAGGCCTCTGCAGAACCGACTGAAGCAGAAATGGCTGTCGCCTACGTGGAGTAA
- a CDS encoding DUF2237 domain-containing protein, whose product MAKNVLGGELIPCSVDPLTGFFRNGKCDTRAEDQGMHTICVQMTDEFLAFSKSVGNDLSTPMPEYGFQGCREGDFWCLCLSRWIQAYDAGYAPQIRLESTHASVLEFLELDILEKFAVKPV is encoded by the coding sequence GTGGCAAAGAATGTGCTCGGCGGGGAGCTGATTCCCTGCAGTGTGGATCCGCTTACGGGATTTTTCCGCAATGGAAAATGCGATACCCGGGCGGAGGATCAGGGAATGCATACCATCTGTGTTCAGATGACCGATGAATTTCTGGCTTTTTCTAAATCGGTTGGAAATGATCTGTCAACGCCGATGCCGGAATATGGGTTTCAGGGATGCCGTGAAGGGGATTTCTGGTGCCTCTGTCTTTCCCGCTGGATTCAGGCGTATGACGCCGGTTATGCCCCGCAAATCCGTCTGGAATCCACTCATGCCTCGGTGCTTGAGTTTCTGGAGCTTGATATCCTCGAAAAGTTTGCTGTAAAACCGGTTTAA